A segment of the Xenorhabdus bovienii SS-2004 genome:
TGCTTAGTGAACAGCATCAAGAACATTTTAATGGTATTGCGGGCCGAGTTTCCGAAGGATTTAAAGGTATTTTTCCGGGGCTGGATGTTAGTCTGAGCATCGGTGCCGCCCCTCTGGCTCCTAAAGTTGCGGATCTCATCAAGAATGGCTCCAGTTTAAAAATCACTGACGGGAGGGCTAATACCTCTCTTAGCCAGCAGGGCACAGGCGCTCGCCGCGCACTATTCTGGTCAATGTTGCAAGTTCACAATGAACTTAATCGCGACAAAGAAGTACGTGCTGAATTCCGCAAGCGGCTTGAGAAAGAAGTAACTGAACTTGAGAAGAAACTAAAAAAGCCGCCTAAAAACGCTGATTTGAATGCCCTTAATGATGAGCTTATTCAGGTTAGAGCCCAACTGGATGCCCATGATAGTGGTGCTCCAATCCCTGATAGCCCTGATGATCCAGCTTTTCCTGGCTATTTACTGTTAATTGATGAACCCGAGAATGCCCTTCATCCCATGGCTGCTCGTGCAGCACAGAGACACCTGTATCAGTTGGCTAAGAATCCAGACTGGCAGGTGATTATGACTACCCACTCTCCGTGTTTTATCAATCCATTTGAAGATCACACAACCATTGAGAGGCTTGAACGCGATAATTCTGAAGAAAATTCAGCAGTTACACCAAGAACTTACCGCTCTGACCATATAGCTTTTGAGGGGGATGAAAAACAGCGCTTGCAGGCATTGCAACATATCGAACCCAGCTTTTCAGAGGTATTCTTCGGTTCTCATCCAATTCTCGTTGAAGGCGATACCGAACATGCAGCATTTATGACCTCGATCATCGAGCGTGATAATGCATTGATGGATCAGATTGCGGTCATACGAGCCAGAGGGAAGGCCATACTAGTACCGCTAATCAAGGTACTGACTCACTTCAAAATCCACTTCAGTCTTGTCCATGATTCGGATTCACCTAACCGCTCCGATGGAGTTAAAAATGGAATGTGGACTGAAAACCGAAAAATCCATGAAGCATTGTGCCAAGCCAGAAACGCGGGGCTAACAGTCCGCCATCGAGTCAGTGTACCTGACTTCGAACGCTTCCTTGGTCACCGGGAAGCATACAAGGATAAGCCATTGAATGCTTACCTGCAGATCAAGTTGGATGATGGGTTAGCGAAACGGGTTCAGAGGCTCATGGATTCCCTTCTGAACTCTGATGAGCATTGCTCCTTTGGGAATGAAATCGATCACGATCGTTATATGGAAAAGCTACTGGGAGTTGTTTCTGGGTGGGCTGAGGCGAATGGATATGCGGAGGATCTGCGCTTTAAGAGCCAAAGATAAGAGAAGCGGCATGTATATGATTTTTCTGTGGTAGTAGAAATCTAACGGGGATGGATTACGTCAGAAATGTGGTTACTCACACAGTAGCCACAATTACCTTGCTCGGTACTTGTAAGCAATCTCTAGACATCCCTAACATGCACTTTAGAATGGTATCAATTCAATCCTAAATCCAAAGAAAATCAATGCAATCAATCCAGTTCGACCTCCACAAACTTGGATGGAAGGCTTTCGAGGATCTCGTATCATGTATCTTGAAAGAGACCTTTGGGCAAACATTTCAAGTATTCTCTGACGGCGTTGATGGCGGCCGCGACGGGGCCTTCTATGGCACTTGGTCTGGAACTGGTTTCGGCGATGGCATAAGTAATAGTTTTACTACCCAATGTAAACACACTAGCAAACAAGGTATGAAACTTTCAAAGGGAGTTGTTAGTGATGAACTTCCTAAGATTGAGCGGCTTGTGAGTAAAGGGCTAGCCGATGTGTACCTTCTATTCACTAATTGTTCAGTTTCCGCAGAAACAGCTGCCGTGATGGAAGAGGATATGCGGAAAGCTGGTGTAAAGTTCGCAAAGATTTATGGGGCAGAATGGATAAACCACAGCATATCCTTATACCCAAGCCTTAGGCGCATGGTACCCCGAATATATGGCCTTGGTGACCTTTCCCAAATAATTACTAATCAGGCATTTCGGCAAGCGAAAAGTGTTCTCGATTCAATTGCTCCAGATCTTGCATGTTTCGTCCCCACAGAGGCATACCGCCGTTGTGCACACGCTCTCAGGGATTACGGATTTGTAATGCTGATAGGTGAACCAGCAAGTGGTAAAACGATGATAGCTAACTTGTTAGCGCTCTCAGCGGCTGATGAGTGGGGACTGCAAACGTTGATTTTAAGTTCGCCGGAAGATTTGGATAGGCAATGGAACCCAGATGATCCAGGACAATTTTTTTGGGTTGACGATGCTTTTGGATCTAATCATTGCGACTTTAACCGAGTCCAGGAATGGAATCAAAGGCTCCCTAAGTTGAAAGCTGCTATACACAAGGGAGCGCGAGTGATTTTCACTTCGCGCAGCTATATCTTCCGTGCAGCTCAGAATCGCTTAAATACAAATAAATTCGAGTTATTCAGAGATAGTCGAGTCACAATTGAAGTCGAGAAACTCTCCGATCCTGAAAAAGCCATGATCCTGTACAACCACTTGAAGCTTGGGAAACAGACTAAGGCTTTTCGAAGGGCAATAAAGAGTTTTCTACCGTCAGT
Coding sequences within it:
- a CDS encoding ATP-dependent nuclease, coding for MAAENRSKLLRMTIRNIGCIGNEGIDIALDNIVCLVGKNNAGKSTVLRAYELAKGPTAFDASSDRHQHASEDEHSEILLEVHIPDGIGNVDAKWKQERDGFLVVKSRWQWKAPDFLKVRTTWDPTAGEHGEGDWAEDTKAGGADSVFNSRLPRPLRIGSLDDAGKTEDVLLSFALAPLQKELENARLNPESSLAKAIESVSGSINLLSEQHQEHFNGIAGRVSEGFKGIFPGLDVSLSIGAAPLAPKVADLIKNGSSLKITDGRANTSLSQQGTGARRALFWSMLQVHNELNRDKEVRAEFRKRLEKEVTELEKKLKKPPKNADLNALNDELIQVRAQLDAHDSGAPIPDSPDDPAFPGYLLLIDEPENALHPMAARAAQRHLYQLAKNPDWQVIMTTHSPCFINPFEDHTTIERLERDNSEENSAVTPRTYRSDHIAFEGDEKQRLQALQHIEPSFSEVFFGSHPILVEGDTEHAAFMTSIIERDNALMDQIAVIRARGKAILVPLIKVLTHFKIHFSLVHDSDSPNRSDGVKNGMWTENRKIHEALCQARNAGLTVRHRVSVPDFERFLGHREAYKDKPLNAYLQIKLDDGLAKRVQRLMDSLLNSDEHCSFGNEIDHDRYMEKLLGVVSGWAEANGYAEDLRFKSQR